Below is a genomic region from Microbacterium sp. LWO12-1.2.
ATTCCAGGCCGTCTGACCGTGGCGCACCAGGAAGACGCGCTCCGGTACATGGCGATCCTGGGGAATCATGTGCTCAGGATGGCACAGCGGCGTCCACGAGTGAGGAAGTGCTGCGTTGATACGGTCGAAGCATGGTGGATGACGCTCTCGCACGCTCCTTCGAGTCCATCGGTGCGGACTACGACCGGTACCGTCCCGGGTTCCCCGATCTCGCTGCGGAGGTGATCATTCCCGCTGCGGTTCGCTCGGTGTTGGATCTCGGGGCCGGTACCGGGAAATTCACCGAACTCCTGACCGGGCGTGCGGCGAGGGTGCTGGCCGTCGAGCCGTCCGAGGCGATGCTCGGCGTCCTGCGTCAGAAACTGCCGGCCGTCGACGCGATGAACGGTTCAGCCGAGAGGATCCCGATCCCGGACGGATCCGTCGATGTCGTGACTGTCGCGCAAGCGTTCCATTGGTTCGATCGTGAGCCCGCGTGCCGGGAGATCGGTCGAGTACTCGCCCCTGCCGGCGTGCTCGGCCTGCTCTGGAACCGCTCGGACCCGACATGCGGGTGGGATCGCGCGTGCCATCGGATCGCGCATCCAGCCGTCGGTGACTCTGACGCCACGACGTCGAGCGCGGCCGACGAGCTCCCCGGCTTCGAGTTCGTGCGTCACGAGACAGTTCGGTGGCGGGAGCGGCTCTCGCGGACGGTGTACGTGAGACGCTGGGCGACCGTCAGCAGCTTTCTCGTGGCCGAC
It encodes:
- a CDS encoding class I SAM-dependent methyltransferase — protein: MVDDALARSFESIGADYDRYRPGFPDLAAEVIIPAAVRSVLDLGAGTGKFTELLTGRAARVLAVEPSEAMLGVLRQKLPAVDAMNGSAERIPIPDGSVDVVTVAQAFHWFDREPACREIGRVLAPAGVLGLLWNRSDPTCGWDRACHRIAHPAVGDSDATTSSAADELPGFEFVRHETVRWRERLSRTVYVRRWATVSSFLVADEVRRAEMLDAVETVLDASDETRGREVLDLPQVTDVFVYRRR